ACAGTAGTAGATGCCGCAACCATGGCCAATGATACTATAGACATAGTTATTGAAAAAATGGAGAGTGAGGTTGGTAAAAATAGTAAGTTTTATAGTCTTTTAAAGACAATAGATACAGAGGAAAAAGAGGAACTTATACATGAGGTATTAAATCCATATGTGGGTGATCTTTTAGTTACACCTAAAGAAGTAGATATGATTATGGAAACACTTTCCAAAATTATAGCTTCTGGTATAAATATTTCACTTCAACCAGCATTAGAATTGAAGGATATAAATAATTACATTAGTTAATTTTAAAGAATAATTCTCCACTTTTTTTATATATTTATAATAGTGGAGGGGATATAATGGTTGTTAAAGTGATAAACAAAAATCAGAATAAATTTTATTTTAAGTTAGGGGTATTCATTTTAATATTTTCAGTTTTATGTGTAAGTTTATTAAATGCTTTAGGAATGAATGTAGATAAAACCTATGAAAAAGGAAATGGTATGTATGCTCATATAGTAGATTATGCTTTCCCGTGTATTAAAATAGCTAACAGTAAAAAGCAAAATATCAATAAAGATACATATTCCTTGAAAAGTTTTATTTTGTCAGCAGCAGGGCTAGATGTTAATAATCCTGAAAATATAATTTCAAAGGAAGTCTCATTTTTAGGTGAAGTACTTCCAAAGTCTATGAAAAGTGAGTGCCCTAATGAGAGTTTTACTTTGGATGATAAGGATGTGGTTAAGACCACAAGTGGCAGCGTACAGAATGAACCTTCAAAAAACGTGAATGAAAATGTTTATGACCCTAAACTGAAAAAGACACTTGATAAATCAAAACCAGAAATTTTAATATATCATTCACATACAACAGAGGCATACAAACCATATCCAGCGGATTCGTTAAATCCAACTCAAAGTGTATGTGCAGTAGGAGATGAACTTGTTAAAGAACTTGGAGATAAATATGGTATATATGCAATAAACGATAAAACAGTTCATAATGTAGTTGATTACAATAAAAGTTACACTCGTTCAGGTGAAACTCTTGATAGGTATTTAAAACAATATGGTGATTTTAAAATGATAATAGATATGCATAGGGATTCTGATGTTCCTAAAAGTAAAGTTACCGCTAGAATAAATGGTGAAGAT
The Clostridium felsineum DSM 794 DNA segment above includes these coding regions:
- a CDS encoding stage II sporulation protein P, whose product is MVVKVINKNQNKFYFKLGVFILIFSVLCVSLLNALGMNVDKTYEKGNGMYAHIVDYAFPCIKIANSKKQNINKDTYSLKSFILSAAGLDVNNPENIISKEVSFLGEVLPKSMKSECPNESFTLDDKDVVKTTSGSVQNEPSKNVNENVYDPKLKKTLDKSKPEILIYHSHTTEAYKPYPADSLNPTQSVCAVGDELVKELGDKYGIYAINDKTVHNVVDYNKSYTRSGETLDRYLKQYGDFKMIIDMHRDSDVPKSKVTARINGEDVAKFMFVMTRKNPHFDKNMALVNGLVSICNKDFPGIFNGIYYYDYGINYYNQQKSNNAFLLEVGSDINTIDEAKGTSKYLARIIAEYLNGKK